In one window of Candidatus Acidiferrales bacterium DNA:
- a CDS encoding 3-hydroxybutyryl-CoA dehydrogenase, which translates to MNLAEIEKVAVLGAGTMGNGIAHVFAKYGWEVVLRDMEQSFLNRAMDTISKNLDREISKGKVKAEERAPILSRIHPTVALESLAGVQFVVEAVPENFDLKARVWKEAERVCPPQAIFASNTSSISITKLAAQTNRPDRFVGMHFMNPVPVMVLVEVIRGMATSEETVALTMELVKKLEKTPVAVNDFPGFVSNRVLMPMINEAVYCVMEGVGTAEAIDQVMKLGMNYPMGPLTLADFIGLDVCLDIMEVLHRGLGDSKYRPCPLLRKMVDTGWLGRKSGRGFYTYA; encoded by the coding sequence GTGAACCTGGCCGAAATCGAAAAGGTGGCTGTTTTGGGCGCGGGAACGATGGGCAACGGGATTGCCCACGTTTTCGCAAAGTATGGATGGGAAGTTGTCCTCCGGGACATGGAGCAGTCCTTTCTCAACCGCGCCATGGATACGATCTCGAAGAACCTCGACCGCGAAATCAGCAAGGGCAAGGTGAAGGCGGAGGAGAGGGCTCCGATCCTCAGCCGGATTCACCCGACCGTTGCTCTTGAGAGTTTGGCCGGCGTTCAATTCGTCGTGGAAGCCGTGCCGGAGAACTTCGATCTGAAAGCCCGGGTCTGGAAGGAGGCGGAACGAGTTTGCCCTCCCCAGGCCATCTTTGCAAGCAACACTTCCTCCATCTCCATCACCAAATTGGCTGCCCAGACCAACCGTCCGGATCGGTTCGTGGGGATGCATTTCATGAACCCGGTGCCGGTCATGGTTTTGGTCGAGGTCATCCGCGGGATGGCCACCAGCGAGGAGACGGTCGCGCTCACCATGGAATTGGTCAAGAAACTGGAGAAGACCCCCGTGGCAGTAAACGATTTTCCCGGTTTTGTCTCCAATCGCGTCCTGATGCCGATGATCAATGAAGCGGTCTATTGCGTGATGGAAGGCGTCGGCACAGCCGAGGCAATCGACCAGGTGATGAAGCTCGGCATGAATTATCCCATGGGCCCGCTGACGCTGGCCGATTTCATCGGCCTGGATGTCTGCCTGGATATCATGGAAGTGCTCCACCGGGGTTTGGGCGATTCGAAGTATCGGCCCTGCCCGCTTCTGCGCAAGATGGTGGACACAGGCTGGCTGGGCCGGAAGTCCGGCCGAGGGTTCTACACATATGCGTAG
- a CDS encoding vitamin K epoxide reductase family protein: MAGLLAILSVMGFLNAGYFVLAYYGRVGPMPGIPNFCRRSEENLCLTVLRTPYARVFGPPNAALGVFFYLANACVAVLWSLGSLPRWLWQADLAVSGSTLLFGVYLIWALLKLRMPCPLCYLGHATNLAIFIILLAGRGRV, from the coding sequence ATGGCTGGACTGCTTGCCATTCTTTCGGTAATGGGCTTTCTCAATGCCGGCTATTTTGTGCTGGCATACTATGGCCGCGTTGGGCCGATGCCGGGAATCCCGAACTTCTGCCGTCGCAGCGAAGAGAATCTTTGTCTTACCGTCCTCAGGACACCGTACGCCCGCGTCTTTGGTCCCCCGAACGCCGCGTTGGGTGTCTTCTTCTATTTGGCGAACGCCTGCGTGGCAGTCCTGTGGTCGCTCGGGAGTCTCCCGCGCTGGCTCTGGCAGGCCGATCTTGCCGTCAGCGGCTCTACCTTGCTCTTCGGCGTTTACCTTATCTGGGCGCTCTTGAAGCTCCGCATGCCCTGCCCGCTCTGTTATTTGGGCCATGCCACTAACCTCGCTATTTTCATAATCTTGCTGGCGGGCAGGGGAAGGGTTTGA